From the genome of Bos javanicus breed banteng chromosome 20, ARS-OSU_banteng_1.0, whole genome shotgun sequence:
GGAGAAGAGGAGTCTGCTATGGGGACCCTCTCATCTCTGTGCTCTGCAGAACAGGCGCCCTGTGTCTGCGCAGCTGTGTCAAGTAACCAGGCGTCTCCGGAGAAGAGCTGGCATTGTCACTGGAGAGCTCCCCGGGGACTGCTCTCAGTGGCGGGCCACGGGCCCCTGGGGAAGCTCCCTGCTGGTCCCGACCAGGCCCCGAACTCTGTGGGGCAGTCACGGTGGGGACGCCTGCCCCGCCTGGTGCGGCAGGCAGGTCAGCCCTGGGCCCCGTGTCCACACGATCTGAATGTGGCCTCTGACGGAGGCCCAGGCGGTCGTCCCTCCACCCCGGCCAAGTGACTCACGCTGGTGGCGCCTGGCGCCGTGGTGCGGGGAGGGCTGTGTGCCCCCCGGCTGGACACTGGGCTGCCAGTTGGGCCTGGAGCCTGTGAATAGAGACAGGCTCGCCTTTGACGGCCCGGGACAAACAAGCGGGACCCCATGGCCGTGGAGGGTCGCCCCCCAGCTGGGACAGCAGGTTCCCTGCCCATGGCAGGGCCGGGCGCATGGCCTCAGAGTGGCCATGCAGGGCGGCGGGGCTTCCAGGGGTGGGCGCAACCCACGACCTGGACGTCCAGTCTCACGAGGCCTCCTTCCACTGTCGCCCTGACCTCGGCATAGTTGGTCAGCGTGTCCCATGTCCTCAGGCTCACGTGTCAAATGTGAGTCCCCGTGTGTGCCGGGGATGTCCTGAGGTGTGTCTGTCCATCGTCGCTGAGCTGCTTGAGTTCTGGTGACTGAACAGGTCCGTGAACAGGAGGGTGAGCAAGTGGGCCAGGAGGGGTCACGGGGCTGTGTGGGCCGCCGGCCTCCCAGGGCCCCGCCGCGCCCCGCTGTGCGCTCATCCGGCCTTCACGGCAGCTGTGCCAGCGGGTGGGTGCCACACCAGGCCACGCTGGGATGCCCTCTCACTTCCCTCACGCCCAGCAGCATGGAACGTCCTTCTTGGGCTGGTTTGCATCTGGTAGACCTTGGACAAAGTGCCCggttcaaatattttgcccaaCTTTTTaccttgtgttttcttcttcttgttaTTTGCGTATTCAGACATGAATACTTTAGTGAACTttctccagtctgtggcttgtcttttgcttctctgaacAGTATCTTTGTGAAGAGCATGGTTTTAAAAGTTTTGGTCAAgtccaattcattttttttttttctggattgttTTTTGGGGGCTGTTTCTAAGAAGATCTCTGCCTAagacagggtcacaaagatttgcaCCTGGATGGTCTCTCACAAGGCAGCCAGTTCAGGCACTGTGACAAGCTCAGGACTGTGGTCCAGTTACTACTGTGGGTGGTGTGGGGCCAGCCCAGGTCTGCTCCTCTGCACATGGCCCACCGGTCGCTGTGGCTCTGTTTGCTGAAAAGACAGTATGTGACCACTCACTGCCTTTGTGACCTTGTTGAAATTCTGTGCTCCCCATCTCTGACGCCGTCCTGCGGCTGCTGTGGCCAGTGCCGACGTGGGCGTGGCGCCTTCCACCCAGGGTGCCCTCCAGCCAGGACCCCGGGCACCGTAGGCATGCCGCCCCTGGAGTCCTGGGCTCCTGCAGGCGGCCTCTCATCCCAGGCGCGTCCCCCACCTTCTCTTGCTGTAAAACACTGAAGCCCTCACTGAACGGATTAGCTGGGGGAGATCTGCTCCAGGGAGCAGAACTGTTTACCAGTTAAGATTCTCAGAGATGGAGAGCCAGTTCAGGCATCTTGAAGTTGGGAGGATGACCCGCCAGGTCCGGCCGCCAGGGGCTGTGTCTTCATGGAGAGCTGCTCCCAGGCCCCTGGTCAGGCCCGGACGTGGGGAGGCGGACCCCAATCCTGTCCTTGGGGGACGGTGCCTCCATGCAGGCTGGGGGCCCCAGGCGGGACTGAGATGCCCTCCACACCGTAGGGGGCGACGtgcttcccaccctctctctgtgCGGGTCTGTCTCCCACGGAGGCCGCACGCTCGCCTGCTTTAGAACTAGACGAAGCTGTGTTTTGATGTCCAGTCTTTCATAAATGATGTGCTTTCTTTAAGCTTCTCTCCAAGACAATTTATATTTGCTGCCGTTGCCAATGGCAACCAACTGCTGGGTGCAAATGCTGCAgactgaggtgggggaggggcaggctcACTCTGGGCTCtgcaggggaggtgggggtcCCCGATGTCACGGggcctggggcagggtgggggtccCTGGGCGCCCCCTGAGACTCCACTCCCTGCAGGGGCAAGTCCTGCAGGACCATCACGTTTGAGCAGTTCAAGGAGGCGCTGGAGGAGCTCGCCAAGAAGAGATTCAAAGACAAGAGCGCGGAGGAGGCTGTCAGGGAGGTGCACAAGCTCATCGAGGGCAAGGCCCCCATCATCTCGGGGGTGACGGTGAGTGCCCCGGGCAGGCAGGCGGGACAGGTGTGGGTCCCCACGCGGGTGGCCCGTCTGTGGTCTGGGGCCCAGGCTGACCTCCCCCACGTCCCTGCTGTCTTGCAGAAAGCCATCTCCTCGCCCACTGTGTCACGGCTCACGGACACCAGCAAGTTCACGGGCTCCCACAAGGAGCGCTTTGACCCGTCAGGCAGGGGCAAGGGCCGGGCGGGCCGCGTGGACCTCGTGGATGAGTCGGGCTACGTGCCGGGCTACAAGCACGCGGGCACCTATGACCAGAAGGTGCAGGGGGGCAAGTAGCCGGCGGGCCTCCCGTCCCTGGGCCCTCACCACCTCCACTTCGTTACATTCCTGTGCTCACCGGCAGAACTCGGACCTGGGGCTGGGTGGCCGCGGAGCCCCCCGCCTCCCTCTTGCCCAGCCCTCGTGCCCCCTGGACCCCAGCTTTGGCCCCTGAACTCACCTTTCCTAACACACATGCTTCGTCCCTGCCAGGAATTAGATGGCCT
Proteins encoded in this window:
- the TPPP gene encoding tubulin polymerization-promoting protein isoform X2; this translates as MADSRPKPANKTPPKSPGEPAKDKAAKRLSLEAEGAGEGAAAAGAELSALEEAFRKFAVHGDARASGREMHGKNWSKLCRDCQVIDGRSVTVTDVDIVFSKIKGKSCRTITFEQFKEALEELAKKRFKDKSAEEAVREVHKLIEGKAPIISGVTKAISSPTVSRLTDTSKFTGSHKERFDPSGRGKGRAGRVDLVDESGYVPGYKHAGTYDQKVQGGK